A region from the Triticum aestivum cultivar Chinese Spring chromosome 3D, IWGSC CS RefSeq v2.1, whole genome shotgun sequence genome encodes:
- the LOC123074213 gene encoding uncharacterized protein, whose translation MALASGPAATFSARPAAPGAGRPYSCAAAATGGARFRGADGKWWAPLLGWSGQPDYIDAQPAPAPVSEEERAAAGGAAGARRFGVLTEEKARQLRVRMMETESFHDAMYHSAIASRLASAARDGDAKP comes from the coding sequence ATGGCGTTAGCATCGGGACCCGCGGCCACGTTCTCCGCCCGCCCCGCGGCGCCGGGCGCCGGCCGGCCCTACTCGTGCGCAGCCGCGGCCACCGGAGGTGCCAGGTTCCGCGGCGCCGACGGGAAGTGGTGGGCGCCGCTGCTGGGGTGGTCGGGCCAGCCAGACTACATCGACGCCCAGCCGGCGCCTGCACCGGTGTCGGAGGAGGAGCGGGCTGCTGCAGGCGGTGCAGCGGGGGCGAGGCGGTTCGGGGTGCTGACGGAGGAGAAGGCGCGGCAGCTGCGGGTGCGGATGATGGAGACGGAGAGCTTCCACGACGCCATGTACCACTCCGCCATCGCCTCCCGCCTCGCCTCCGCCGCGCGCGACGGCGACGCCAAGCCGTAG